A single region of the Thermoleophilum album genome encodes:
- a CDS encoding ATP-binding protein, protein MTNYPKSLDQIVDKTERLGVVGSPSSTAQLAIDILGAAATRKLVGELALFRFNQDTSPHYALGQITEVQLRNIWHEDPTMLSLIRQRGRVDAVSERQDTHLGQMVISAVFRQVGSAGYEPSILGTVPATGTPIHLVTDDVLDELLRPYRDQIFYLGHVYGSKPKLPLWFKHFDRGPDGAGEAYHLGIFGKTGSGKSVLAKMILLAYARYRKMALLVIDPQGEFARDMRKGGKSGEFALPVGDVVRKLGKQVFVLTVSKLVLDRWDLFRQILSESRFFRELQVMTQDKVDTACDEFTEAMRKARGVTLATLHEKAVFEKAWSLLKQDRLRNKIYAREGAAAERFKDAVNEANPDELYRDVWLPVARLFQEDHASGRRKVEDALKCLLGTAKTNRPVLVVDVSKEQAQDLLWNDTIQSLVIKRLLEGVTATAEAMYKEGENLNALVVIDEAHRLAPRELPSEDDAAKAVRSVLIDAARTTRKYGLGWLFISQTLSSIHPEILQQLRIFFFGFGLGLGQEFQSLRQLVGSSGTALDLYQLFRDPHSAFDAESRQYSFMTIGPVSPLSFSGSPLFFNAFNTVESFMKANQLEAA, encoded by the coding sequence ATGACGAACTACCCCAAGAGTCTGGATCAGATCGTAGACAAGACCGAACGGCTTGGCGTCGTGGGCTCGCCCTCTTCGACCGCCCAACTCGCTATTGACATCCTCGGTGCGGCTGCCACGCGGAAGCTGGTCGGAGAACTCGCGCTCTTTCGGTTCAATCAGGACACGAGCCCACACTACGCCCTCGGACAGATTACCGAAGTTCAGCTCCGCAATATCTGGCACGAGGATCCAACGATGCTGAGCCTGATCCGCCAGCGCGGGCGTGTGGACGCGGTCAGTGAGCGGCAGGACACGCACCTCGGACAGATGGTGATCAGCGCGGTGTTTCGCCAGGTTGGTTCTGCCGGATACGAGCCTAGCATCTTGGGAACCGTACCGGCGACCGGCACGCCCATCCATCTCGTGACCGACGACGTGCTGGACGAACTTCTTCGCCCCTACCGCGACCAGATCTTCTACCTGGGCCACGTCTACGGCTCGAAGCCGAAGTTGCCGCTCTGGTTCAAGCACTTCGACCGCGGGCCGGACGGGGCCGGCGAGGCCTACCACCTCGGCATCTTCGGCAAGACCGGCTCAGGCAAGTCGGTGCTGGCCAAGATGATCCTGCTCGCCTACGCACGGTACCGGAAGATGGCGCTGCTCGTGATCGACCCGCAGGGAGAATTCGCGAGGGACATGCGCAAGGGAGGGAAGAGCGGCGAATTCGCCCTTCCAGTGGGTGACGTGGTGAGGAAGCTCGGCAAGCAAGTTTTTGTTCTCACGGTAAGCAAGCTTGTCCTCGATCGATGGGATCTTTTTCGGCAGATACTTTCTGAGTCCCGCTTCTTCCGTGAGCTGCAAGTGATGACTCAGGACAAGGTTGACACGGCCTGCGACGAATTCACCGAGGCCATGCGAAAGGCAAGGGGAGTCACTCTGGCCACGCTGCACGAGAAGGCTGTGTTTGAGAAAGCATGGAGCCTACTCAAGCAGGACAGGCTGCGGAACAAGATATACGCGCGAGAGGGCGCAGCAGCGGAACGGTTCAAGGATGCCGTAAACGAAGCCAATCCCGATGAGCTTTATCGGGACGTCTGGCTGCCTGTCGCAAGGCTCTTTCAAGAGGATCATGCCAGCGGTCGGCGAAAGGTCGAGGACGCGCTGAAATGCCTACTCGGCACAGCAAAGACCAACCGCCCAGTACTCGTGGTGGATGTCTCCAAGGAACAGGCGCAAGATCTTCTCTGGAATGACACTATCCAGTCTCTCGTGATCAAGCGCCTGCTTGAGGGTGTGACTGCCACGGCTGAGGCGATGTACAAAGAAGGCGAAAACCTCAACGCACTGGTCGTCATAGACGAGGCTCACCGGCTGGCTCCGCGCGAGCTTCCTTCTGAGGACGATGCCGCGAAGGCAGTGCGCAGCGTGCTGATTGACGCCGCCCGCACCACCCGCAAGTACGGTCTCGGCTGGCTCTTCATTAGCCAGACGCTCTCGAGCATCCATCCGGAGATCCTCCAGCAACTGCGCATTTTCTTCTTCGGTTTCGGGCTCGGGCTGGGGCAAGAGTTCCAGTCGCTGCGGCAGCTCGTGGGATCCTCCGGCACCGCGTTGGACCTCTACCAACTCTTCCGCGACCCCCACTCGGCCTTCGACGCTGAGAGTCGTCAGTACTCGTTTATGACGATCGGGCCGGTGAGCCCTTTATCGTTTTCAGGGAGCCCGCTATTTTTCAACGCCTTCAATACCGTTGAATCCTTTATGAAGGCCAACCAACTTGAAGCGGCGTGA
- a CDS encoding DNA double-strand break repair nuclease NurA has protein sequence MTAGGELPDQIPFADLPAALVEEVLHKTATIAADLLASFREIREERSALRKKLEKSGLLIEESSLGYPPPPTTCATDGSYAIDRLLTIDLAAAAAVAVEGLTPPSEKRHWERPHHKTFIAAEPHLEDTASVLRAVMLGEELRLATSAPHDVVMIDGTLTLPIIYFNQALNKVPDAKGLRCSMEFLENGVEYLSAYLELLRSERSDKQYIALSKYSTRREIGKRLGWLVNHDDRGMLTLLLKSGELTEPVELEHPRDSEGRVTWHLNTGPLRNESNKQANELAKEILSALQSVTVFYYKPHDWLPALRVEVAASVASNTHRLATVVQGLKHQCATASMLEPYPIYLADRTAKALARAIPAFRQVTTQRVSERYSGEVGEVFFALHGYRSESGR, from the coding sequence ATGACGGCAGGTGGGGAATTACCTGACCAAATTCCGTTTGCTGATCTGCCCGCTGCGCTAGTCGAAGAGGTGCTGCACAAGACGGCGACGATCGCGGCTGACCTACTCGCTTCGTTTCGGGAGATCAGAGAAGAGCGCAGTGCGCTACGCAAGAAGCTTGAGAAGTCTGGCCTTCTGATCGAGGAGTCGTCTCTCGGGTATCCGCCGCCGCCCACGACATGCGCAACCGACGGTTCCTACGCGATTGACCGACTTCTCACAATTGACTTAGCCGCGGCGGCGGCGGTGGCCGTGGAAGGTCTCACGCCGCCTTCGGAGAAACGGCATTGGGAACGTCCGCATCACAAGACTTTTATCGCTGCTGAGCCGCACCTCGAAGACACAGCTAGCGTTCTCCGTGCAGTCATGCTCGGGGAGGAGCTTCGTTTGGCCACCAGCGCGCCGCATGACGTCGTGATGATCGACGGCACACTAACGCTCCCCATCATCTACTTTAATCAGGCGCTCAACAAAGTGCCCGATGCGAAGGGACTTCGTTGCTCCATGGAGTTCCTCGAGAACGGCGTCGAGTACCTGAGTGCCTACCTCGAGCTCTTGCGCTCGGAGCGTTCAGATAAGCAGTATATCGCTCTGTCGAAGTACTCGACGCGTCGTGAGATCGGGAAACGGCTCGGCTGGCTAGTAAATCATGACGACCGTGGGATGCTCACGCTCTTGCTCAAGTCTGGCGAGCTGACGGAGCCGGTCGAGCTCGAACACCCGCGCGACAGTGAAGGCAGGGTCACCTGGCATCTGAATACTGGGCCGCTCCGAAACGAGAGCAACAAGCAGGCCAACGAGCTCGCGAAGGAGATCCTGTCCGCTCTCCAGTCGGTGACGGTGTTCTACTACAAGCCGCACGATTGGCTCCCAGCGCTGCGGGTCGAGGTCGCCGCTAGCGTGGCGTCGAACACGCATCGGCTGGCGACAGTCGTCCAGGGGCTGAAGCATCAGTGCGCAACAGCGTCCATGCTCGAGCCCTACCCGATCTACCTGGCTGACCGCACCGCGAAGGCGCTTGCGCGGGCCATCCCTGCGTTCCGCCAGGTGACTACCCAACGGGTGTCGGAACGCTACAGCGGTGAAGTCGGCGAGGTCTTCTTCGCCTTACACGGCTATCGGAGTGAGAGCGGGAGATAA